From Bombina bombina isolate aBomBom1 chromosome 1, aBomBom1.pri, whole genome shotgun sequence:
atcatgaaataaaaaatttgggttcagtgtccctttaatacattaaagTTTTGATCTagcaaacagagcctttatatcagccccaggggttcttcagttaccttctctctcacgtgaaatgtatcccagagagctacattgctttctatggaaggtatctctcatctctctgggatttccaggttcctccgcttttcttagaaaattcagtgagttctggctctgtgaagtcagcactatattctctctccaaactagagaatgtctgATTATCTGACCCATAGAAAGTAAGGACACTctatgggaaactgaagctgacagtttttcagttttaatttaaataaaaaaagacatgcaaAATGCAAACTAACTTagaaaagaggtgtgtgtgtgtgtgtgtatatatattaaacttAATTTGTTAAATgtgcacagaaactgtgaaagcttaatcagaatttgtaaaatcacaatcctaaatacattgctgtatacaaaataaaatacaaaatagaatgtgcaaagtttaaatgtaataaaatttaacctgaactgtacatttatataaaatagaaataaagtgtaaatgcagcagaactgtcatgtcatgcagtgttatattgtactgggcttgtctctccttcacatacagaagtgCAGGAAACACCCCTGCGTTTTGAATATTCCACTAGGGATCTAGCAGTGCTGGAGAATAATTTTAGAATAtcttacctgagcagagaggttttgaatatcagggcctctaAGATAACTTCCAACTGCACTTGTGCCACAGACATCAACGAGTATTGTCAACATACTTGTGCATCATGTATATTACACATGCCTGTATTAGTTATATGGCATGTGCCTGCATTGGGGGTTAGCATATAAAAGTATACTTACATGTCTGCATTGGGGATTAAACAATTGAACAGTCTCCCTACTCTCTCTATCCCCTAAATAAGCTCAAAATagttcaataaaaaaaatcataataaaaaaaaaaaaaacttggatgcagattaaaaataaatctaagtgcATATAGTGATTTCCTTTGATTTGCTAATGACTGATAGAAAAGCACTAATCTAACATTTTTACTCCAAAAGGACTTATTAGAGCAAGAAGATGCTGTAGTCATCCGTGGCACTCATGGGATTAATAGATCTAGAAAATgttgcagcaaaggggttaaacgaaAAAAAGTGGTATTGAGATTCACAATACCATGATAACATAATTAACAGTGTGATCCTATTAGAGCTAGTTTATGTAGCTCATTATATTCCAGTAAAAGAATAGTTATTTTTGACACATGCATACTGTTCAGTGAATGTATTGTCATActttgtgtcagaaaaaaaaaaagtagatttggctaacattttttaaaatgtctacAATCCTCCTTGGTCCTCCCGGCATGAACTAATAGCACAGACCCCCTGAAGGCACTGTTATGTTATACTGCCAGGGGTTATTCTACTGGGTAGACGGTCAATGTGAAACTTCTACCGGAGAGAGAGGGGGTGTCGCAGAAAGCTGACGTCATCCAAATGCAGGCAAAACTCAATTCAAAGAAATCAGGCAATGTGCAAAGCCTCGTGAAGCGGGAACCAACCGCTAAAGGAATCAAAGTCAGAAAAAGGCTGCACAACAGGTCAAAGGTAAAGTGCAAATCAGTTTATTGTAATAACAAAACCTTGACAGACATGGACAGGAAgctagtctatgattaagcgccactgggtgggcgaaacgcgtcattATCTACCTGTTCATGTCTGTCATGGTTTTATTATTACAATAAACCTATTTGCACTTTACCTTTGACCTGTTGTGCAGCCTTTTTCTGACTGATACTCTACTGGGCCAACACAACTAGCTTGGGGGTACCAGACTGGCACAGGCATAAATGGATGTCCTATTGGATTCTGCCCAGATCCCAGTGATAGTTCTGCTGAGTACAGTGCTGGTACCCAGGAGCAGTCTACAACGAATCACAATGTGTTTCACTTGTTTCAGGATTATTCCTGCACATTTCAGAGATACTCAATTGTTATCAGAGATGATCCCAGTGAAACCCATTTCCTCCTAGCAAGTTCTCCAACTTCCAGTGCAGATCACTGAGGTACTCCATATGTGCCAATACATGTCACAAAGATGCTCCTATGGCCCCACTAaagtttattgtatttttctttttgttttacatttaaacTTGAAGACAAGAATACACTGAACATTTTGCATTATGCTCACAGAGCTAATTCTTCTAAAGGTTGTCTTTATTAACACTCACCCCTCTCATCAGATTGCAGCTGAGCTTCGAGGTCCTCGGGTGATACATAGAAATCTTGTTCCTCCCCTTCTGGGGGCCGAGGTTTGCATTTTCCACAGCAACAGTTACAGCAGCAACAGAGGCAGCAGCAGCAATAACAGCCCGTGATTAGACCACAGAACATGAACAGAGCCTGAGGGGAAATGAGATGACAATTATACACCAGAGCTAAATACATGGCATGAAGAACATATTAGAATCAAGGAAAAAACATTCTTCCAAAACGGTTTACAAAACCCGATTATACACTGTGGGAAAATTGATACTCCAGTTTCCTCACATTTTTAAATGGTTAATCTACAGATACTCACAAACCTCTAATCAGTTAATACTCACCTTAGCCCACCAGCTAGACAGTACGAAATAAGTGTTGACGTTCTCCTCCCCAAACTGTTCGGCCACGTACAGGCCCAGAGAGCCATACTTGTCGTAGATGTTTCTCTTTGTGTTATCTGTCAAGATCCCATGTGCGTTGTTTATCTCTTTAAACTTTTCAGATGCTTCTGGGTTATCTGGATTTTTGTCTGGGTGGTATTTTAGTGCCAGCTTCCTATATACAGGAATTTCAGGGGCCAGAATTAGAAAAATTAACAAGGCAGCAATCAAGGGAATACAGGATAAAATTAATTACGTAttagtaatacattttaaatatattacataccTGTAACATCTTTTGATGTCATCAGATGTAGCATTTTTGTCTAGTCCCAGTACATGATAAAGACTTTCTCCTGATGTAGAGAGAGAGCGCTGCCGCTGGTCCGCCATCTTTATTCACTATGCCAAGAGAGACCAGATAAGACCATATCAGGATATTACCCAAAGACCATCATTATTTTAAGTATGTATTAATTGCTAGTACACAAACATGGAAGACTGGTGTAACCAGACTCAAGAAGACTCTTACAACAAAGTTTATATTCTATCATGAAATATCGGTGCCTCAAAGAATTTGGACTTAGTGAGTTTACACTCCAAATGGTTGTTGTCTATTATAGAGGGACTATACATGTCCATGTAGGCAGCTGACTGGAGGCTGATATGCCAAGAGAAAAGAAAAGGGGCCATGACTGCTCAATTTAACAAAACACTAAGGAAACTTTACTTTATTtagtataataaatatgttaaataatccatattatacatataaataagttAAAGGATTGCATATTATATAAGTACCACTAAAAACTAAAGTGCCTCAATGGATTGCTTGTCCTGGGTATTAGGCCAGAGAGAGCAATCTCTTAGCCATGGGCAATCGTTATCATTCCTCTCCTAGTATTGCCAGAATTTCTATAAAATCTTGCAAAATTATGTGTAAATACCACAAGATTATGCTGAAATATCAATGTAATTTGTACATTTTTGTTTCCGGACGGATAATAACAGACCAGGAAAAGGCCAGATTAGAAAAGATCTTAAgcctttttgtttattattttttattctacccTACTTTTTCATTACCATTTAGGTTGGACAACATGTTTCTTTAAGCTGAGGGCATTTACAAGCCCAAAGGCAGAAcctttcttcactttctgcgatgagatttttttttagtgaaaatttttctgcaggtcgttttttttaaataaaattcaattttaaattagacagttacactaaggcaccagttcaattgcaatgtgttggttaaccaaagaataaaaataattttaatgttttataatatagttgaaaactgcattgcaaattagctgcataaaaaaaaaaatattttaacatatctctagaataaatctgtttccttttcttttggtctaacatagaaatgtagtactGTAATAACAAAATgatgcaatgctcatactaacgtcttacattcagaataaacagctttgcacactgggaaaggctagggggcgggtttgaaaaaatctctgagacaaagttaaagtgctaacagttcctgcatgtgtcctgttctttatgcagttatgagacagagagagagacagagagagtgtgtgtgtgtgagacttaccagataatttccttaccttcgatacagggagagtccacagctgcactccTTACATGTGGGAAACACAGAACCTGTTTGTTTGTACAACCTgaggaggcaatgacaccccaaccaaaggcttaaataactcccccacttccctcatcccccagtcattctgccgaggtaacaaagaaaaacagtagaagaaatatcagggtgaaaaaggtgccagaagaaaactaaataaaatttagctctgcccatcggagaacactggcaggagctgtggactctccctgtatcgaaggaaaggaaattatctggtaagtcataatttatgttttcattcttaatacagggagagtccacagctgtattgaTTACTTGtgagaaacaatacccaagctacagaggacactgaatgccaacggGAGAGTAAAAAATGAGAGGAGGCCCCTAATCttaaggcaccacagcctgcaaaacctttctcccgaaggctgcttcagcagtagcaaaaacattaaacttgtaaaatttggaaaagtatgtaaggaggaccaggtagcacatctttttttgaaggcccaaggggaaaccactgctctcgtagaatgagcagtaatcctctgaggaggcttaagaccCACTGACTCATATGCTAAacagatgatactcctcaaccaaaaagataaggaagtcgaagaggccctctgacccctacgcttcccagaatagataaacagagaagtttgtctaaattccttcgtagcctgaagatagaacttcaaggcacgaaccacatccagattatgcagtaaacaTTCCTTCAATGAAGGAGTATtaa
This genomic window contains:
- the DNAJC5 gene encoding dnaJ homolog subfamily C member 5, with the protein product MADQRQRSLSTSGESLYHVLGLDKNATSDDIKRCYRKLALKYHPDKNPDNPEASEKFKEINNAHGILTDNTKRNIYDKYGSLGLYVAEQFGEENVNTYFVLSSWWAKALFMFCGLITGCYCCCCLCCCCNCCCGKCKPRPPEGEEQDFYVSPEDLEAQLQSDEREAADAPVLVQPSSATETTQLTTDSHASYNTDGFN